A single genomic interval of Chloroflexota bacterium harbors:
- a CDS encoding metallophosphoesterase encodes MPKERGTSRQVIASLFALVSLAVALWWGVGDAFVSAFWQAESTALDVASEGSLLTRNEYQSAGTIFSATPTPAEVTYFVHVSDAHMGTSADYEGTKDKNVWERKFKRNILKSNEIIRPPIVVDTGDTVTVVDNYSYAVSDNAISHATVPYLKVPGNHDYPVSLWLGYGWPRYFSYDLGDVQVIGFDSLHTVDTQYVNIKWLENELRQNAPNKKIILASHYPLVQPDWAAEWWGTSRLHPDPTARLQILDLMRKYNVLAHLNGHIHIEWQCDDPLRSEALHIDSAPAGELGYFRVLTVQGDIVGSTLGTEETSWPFVVIASPQRYYTPTLSTGDTDTRAIEGLQPVRAVVFSPATITSVSYQVDSTGWQAMTQNANGLWEAWWDASSVSPGPHTLYVHAADSAGGSTITSIPIKTTPPDDEPSATITSPIPGPVSGVVNVTGVASDAEGLSKVRIYVDGALASSDLGVGGTSAGFSWNWNTGSERNGRHVLLARVYDTWGHAVWSDPVEVVVSGGLPENPPTVTMDTPSQGATVSGEVNLTATATDDRGIRWMNFYVRPAGGTWTMIQRVDCSDVNNFNQPFPTSTQRTVTWNTWLYPNGTYEVKAEAYDTATYSQVAQATRTVTVSNAAMPSVSITRQVNAPWNDHWQLNGVTDSYTLAVQIGMHPAGFRFRDITIPRGAIITSASLVVQNKDYTAGEMTVRIYAEDVDRGVDFQLLTLSERPRTSAYVTWHLPADQIIFGTSPDLAAVIQQIVNRPGWQSGNAINLLLIPEPGSTARNVCSYEGSPSNAARLNITYTLQPLPTPTATRTPTPTRTPGPSPTPTQTRTPGPVATAYLPIVVGWNLLSLPIEPDSSALEDLLAPIAGAYDLVYAYEGCDQADPWKKYDTNVPPFLNDLQDIHETEGFWLHGTSTTTLPVSGHRVSEVTIPLCAGWNLVGYPLGTSQPVTYALRTIDGWYDLVYAYDASDTADPWKKYDVNVPPFLNDLTELRPGWGYWIHVTSDCTLILAE; translated from the coding sequence ATGCCGAAAGAACGAGGCACCTCCCGACAAGTAATAGCGTCGCTTTTCGCATTAGTGAGTCTGGCCGTAGCCCTGTGGTGGGGCGTCGGAGATGCGTTCGTTTCGGCATTCTGGCAGGCGGAATCCACGGCCCTGGACGTGGCATCGGAGGGGTCTTTGCTAACCCGGAACGAATACCAAAGCGCCGGGACCATATTCTCTGCGACTCCGACCCCCGCCGAGGTGACCTATTTCGTACACGTCAGCGATGCCCACATGGGCACCTCCGCCGACTACGAGGGGACTAAGGACAAGAATGTTTGGGAGCGCAAGTTCAAGCGCAACATATTGAAAAGCAACGAAATCATTCGCCCCCCGATCGTGGTGGACACGGGCGACACAGTTACCGTAGTGGACAATTACTCTTATGCTGTGTCCGACAACGCTATCAGCCATGCTACCGTGCCCTATCTGAAGGTCCCTGGCAATCACGACTACCCCGTGAGCCTCTGGTTAGGCTACGGCTGGCCACGCTATTTCAGTTATGACCTGGGTGACGTGCAAGTGATCGGCTTTGACAGCCTACACACCGTGGACACTCAGTACGTCAACATAAAGTGGCTGGAGAACGAGTTGCGCCAAAACGCGCCGAATAAGAAGATCATTCTGGCTAGCCACTACCCCCTCGTCCAGCCCGATTGGGCTGCCGAATGGTGGGGCACCAGCCGGCTGCATCCTGACCCGACGGCTCGCCTACAGATCCTCGACCTGATGAGGAAATACAACGTGCTGGCCCATCTCAATGGGCACATCCACATCGAGTGGCAGTGTGACGATCCGTTGCGTAGCGAGGCCCTTCATATTGATAGCGCCCCGGCAGGAGAACTGGGCTATTTCCGCGTTCTCACCGTCCAGGGCGACATAGTGGGCAGCACGTTGGGTACCGAGGAGACATCCTGGCCCTTCGTGGTGATCGCCAGCCCGCAACGTTATTACACCCCTACTCTCTCCACCGGCGACACCGACACGCGGGCCATCGAGGGCCTCCAACCCGTCCGAGCGGTCGTCTTCTCTCCGGCCACCATTACCAGCGTCTCATACCAGGTGGATTCCACCGGCTGGCAAGCGATGACCCAGAACGCGAACGGCCTCTGGGAAGCGTGGTGGGATGCCTCCAGTGTCAGCCCAGGCCCGCACACCCTTTACGTGCACGCCGCCGACTCCGCAGGTGGCTCGACCATCACCTCCATTCCCATCAAGACCACCCCGCCAGACGACGAACCATCGGCCACCATTACCTCGCCCATCCCTGGCCCGGTGAGCGGGGTGGTGAACGTTACCGGCGTGGCCAGCGATGCGGAGGGTCTGAGCAAAGTGCGGATTTACGTGGACGGCGCGCTCGCCTCCAGCGATCTGGGCGTGGGCGGCACGAGCGCGGGATTCAGTTGGAACTGGAACACGGGCAGTGAGCGCAACGGTCGCCACGTCCTGCTCGCCCGCGTCTATGACACCTGGGGCCATGCCGTCTGGAGCGATCCGGTAGAAGTGGTAGTGAGCGGTGGCCTGCCGGAGAACCCGCCCACGGTGACCATGGACACACCTTCGCAGGGAGCCACCGTTAGCGGAGAGGTCAACCTGACCGCAACCGCCACCGATGACCGCGGCATCCGCTGGATGAACTTCTACGTCCGGCCTGCCGGTGGGACCTGGACCATGATCCAGCGCGTGGATTGCAGCGACGTGAACAACTTCAACCAGCCATTCCCTACCTCCACGCAACGCACCGTTACCTGGAATACCTGGCTTTACCCCAACGGCACCTACGAGGTGAAAGCCGAGGCCTATGACACGGCCACCTACTCCCAGGTGGCCCAGGCCACGCGCACCGTAACGGTTTCCAACGCGGCGATGCCCTCCGTTTCTATCACCCGGCAGGTGAACGCGCCTTGGAACGACCACTGGCAATTGAACGGGGTCACCGATAGTTATACCCTGGCCGTGCAGATCGGCATGCACCCGGCAGGCTTCCGTTTTCGGGATATCACCATCCCCCGCGGGGCAATCATCACCTCCGCCAGCCTGGTCGTGCAGAACAAGGATTACACGGCGGGGGAGATGACGGTGCGGATATACGCGGAGGACGTGGACCGGGGCGTGGATTTCCAGTTGCTCACCTTGTCCGAGCGACCCCGCACCAGCGCCTACGTTACCTGGCACCTGCCCGCCGATCAGATCATATTTGGCACATCACCGGACCTGGCCGCCGTCATCCAGCAGATCGTGAACCGGCCGGGGTGGCAATCGGGCAACGCCATCAACTTGCTCCTCATCCCCGAGCCGGGGTCCACCGCCCGGAATGTCTGTTCCTATGAGGGCTCGCCGAGCAACGCGGCGCGGCTGAACATCACCTACACCCTGCAGCCGCTGCCCACGCCCACGGCCACGCGGACGCCAACGCCCACCCGTACCCCAGGCCCCAGCCCCACCCCGACCCAGACGCGCACCCCCGGGCCGGTAGCCACCGCCTATCTGCCCATCGTCGTCGGCTGGAACCTGCTCTCCCTGCCCATCGAGCCGGATTCGTCCGCCCTCGAGGACCTCCTGGCCCCCATCGCCGGGGCCTACGACCTGGTGTACGCCTACGAGGGTTGCGACCAAGCAGACCCGTGGAAGAAGTACGACACCAACGTCCCGCCCTTCCTGAACGACCTGCAAGACATCCACGAGACGGAGGGCTTTTGGCTACACGGGACGAGCACTACCACCCTGCCCGTCTCGGGGCACCGCGTGAGCGAGGTTACCATCCCCTTGTGCGCGGGGTGGAACCTGGTGGGATATCCGTTGGGCACATCGCAACCGGTAACCTACGCCCTGCGCACCATTGACGGGTGGTACGATTTGGTCTATGCTTATGACGCTTCCGACACCGCCGATCCGTGGAAGAAATACGACGTGAACGTCCCGCCCTTCCTGAACGATTTAACCGAATTGCGGCCTGGATGGGGCTACTGGATCCACGTGACCAGCGATTGCACCCTGATCTTAGCCGAATGA
- a CDS encoding UvrD-helicase domain-containing protein, which yields MPEERVHALLRNLNPPQREAVQATDGPVLVLAGPGSGKTRVLTHRVAYLISVCGIDPYHIMAVTFTNKAAREMKTRLVDLIGPGPLGRLTIGTFHAICARILRREADRIGLKSSFVIYDDDDQLRLIRQALKDLNLDEKMYRPRAIQNAISKAKSALVLPEEYSPPTYWHEIAGRVYRRYQELLSQNNALDFDDLLMLTARTFQRHEDILAKYRRRYQYLLVDEFQDTDACQYTILRMIATQSGNLFVVGDEDQSVYSWRGADFRNVHRFQQDYPQARVILLEQNYRSSQVILDAARYVISLNTQRTDKKLWTENPEGPQLTIFEAYDEQEEADYVVSQIEELVKQGECRLKDCAVMYRTNAQSRVIEDAFVRHNLPYKLVGATRFYERREIKDVLAYLRLLANPFDGVSLERVINVPPRGIGQTTIHGLERWAAEMNMPIYTALQLLAAREDGAVQDDLPVPPLDTRGQRALVAFYNTWQALMAARQEKDVLGLLDEVLEVTGYADYVRDGTDEGEDRWANIMELRTVAREYEHLPPAESLTTFLEEVALVSDVDNLDEAADAPTLLTLHTAKGLEFYAVFIVGMEEGLFPHSRSMDEPDEMEEERRLCYVGITRAKRRLYLVHTFRRTMFGMPRLSEPSRFLADIPARLVEGQEKRAPARPRLPEAPHPPAFPSFRAGDRVRHPQFGEGIVVSSEVQGADERVTVAFVSGSIKRLMASFAHLQRLN from the coding sequence ATGCCCGAAGAACGTGTTCACGCTCTCCTGCGCAACCTGAATCCGCCCCAGCGCGAGGCCGTACAAGCCACGGATGGGCCCGTGCTGGTCCTGGCTGGCCCAGGCTCCGGCAAGACCCGTGTGCTCACTCATCGTGTGGCTTACCTTATCTCGGTGTGCGGTATTGACCCCTATCATATTATGGCCGTTACCTTCACGAACAAAGCGGCCCGCGAAATGAAGACGCGCTTGGTGGATCTCATCGGGCCAGGGCCATTGGGGCGGTTAACCATCGGCACGTTCCATGCCATTTGCGCTCGCATTCTGCGCCGGGAGGCGGACCGTATCGGGCTCAAGAGTAGTTTCGTCATCTATGATGACGACGATCAGTTGCGCCTCATCCGGCAAGCACTCAAAGACCTGAACTTAGACGAAAAAATGTACCGCCCCCGGGCGATTCAAAACGCCATTTCAAAGGCGAAGAGCGCGCTGGTGCTGCCAGAGGAATATAGCCCGCCCACCTATTGGCACGAGATCGCCGGGCGTGTCTATCGTCGCTACCAGGAACTGCTCTCCCAGAACAATGCCCTGGACTTCGATGACCTGTTGATGCTCACCGCGCGCACGTTCCAGCGTCATGAAGATATCTTGGCAAAGTACCGCCGCCGTTACCAGTACCTCCTGGTGGACGAATTCCAGGATACGGACGCTTGCCAATATACCATCTTGCGCATGATTGCCACTCAGAGTGGTAACCTGTTCGTGGTTGGCGACGAAGACCAATCTGTATATTCCTGGCGCGGCGCGGACTTCCGCAACGTGCACCGCTTCCAACAAGATTATCCACAGGCCCGGGTGATCTTGTTGGAACAGAACTACCGCTCCAGCCAAGTCATCTTGGATGCAGCGCGGTACGTAATTTCGCTGAACACTCAGCGCACAGACAAAAAACTATGGACAGAAAACCCCGAGGGGCCACAACTCACCATCTTCGAGGCCTACGACGAGCAGGAAGAAGCGGACTATGTGGTGAGCCAGATCGAGGAACTAGTGAAACAGGGCGAATGTCGGCTCAAAGATTGCGCCGTGATGTACCGCACCAACGCCCAATCCCGGGTGATCGAGGATGCCTTTGTGCGACACAACCTGCCCTACAAACTGGTGGGGGCGACGCGCTTCTACGAGCGCCGAGAAATTAAGGACGTGCTGGCCTACTTGCGGCTGCTCGCCAACCCCTTCGATGGGGTCAGCCTGGAGCGGGTCATCAACGTTCCGCCGCGAGGGATTGGGCAAACCACAATCCACGGCCTCGAGCGTTGGGCCGCAGAAATGAATATGCCCATTTACACGGCCCTGCAACTCTTGGCGGCGCGGGAGGATGGCGCGGTGCAGGACGATTTGCCCGTGCCTCCGCTGGATACGCGAGGCCAGCGCGCGCTGGTGGCTTTCTATAACACCTGGCAGGCGTTGATGGCCGCCCGCCAGGAGAAAGACGTGCTGGGCCTGCTGGATGAGGTATTGGAAGTGACCGGCTACGCCGACTACGTCCGCGATGGCACAGATGAAGGCGAAGACCGCTGGGCGAACATCATGGAACTACGCACTGTGGCCCGGGAATACGAGCACCTGCCGCCTGCCGAAAGCCTCACCACCTTCCTGGAGGAGGTAGCGCTGGTCTCCGACGTGGATAACCTGGACGAGGCAGCAGACGCGCCAACACTGCTTACCCTGCACACAGCCAAAGGCTTGGAATTTTACGCTGTGTTCATCGTGGGGATGGAGGAGGGGCTGTTCCCGCACAGTCGCAGCATGGATGAACCGGATGAGATGGAGGAGGAGCGGCGGCTGTGCTACGTTGGCATCACGCGGGCCAAGCGCCGCCTTTACCTGGTCCACACCTTTCGGCGCACGATGTTCGGCATGCCACGGCTTAGCGAACCCTCGCGCTTTCTGGCCGATATCCCGGCACGGCTGGTCGAGGGACAGGAGAAAAGGGCCCCCGCACGACCCCGTCTCCCCGAAGCGCCCCACCCACCTGCGTTTCCCTCTTTTCGCGCCGGCGATCGGGTCAGACACCCCCAGTTCGGCGAAGGGATTGTCGTCTCCAGCGAGGTGCAGGGTGCAGACGAGCGGGTTACCGTGGCCTTCGTGAGCGGCAGCATCAAGCGATTGATGGCCAGTTTCGCCCACTTGCAACGCCTGAACTGA
- a CDS encoding DNRLRE domain-containing protein, with product MRNPSGLSRTRTGSLAQLIFALIFLIVVALAFPQLLPSGVGATADVTPEAQIVPPGYGPLMPRIFVMTDWWNGDWGNPDYLYEYDDWFGHNVVVGHPEWGPVGGWWVFRWNELNPQKGVYDWSLIDDYIRTAQKYQTAPFPNGSTMPKPVGISVMVYEFGDMGTYWGDLYIPKWVIDEAGGWSAVADCFDPDGPTGSCKPFCTPNFRNPTWRYYFDQFVMAMGQHLDNNPEFFNLAFVIISTGISGEGYQRLSFGGCSYGSNDGFFDEWSSHLIDVYHAAFPNTVVFTQPIVHGLHGAASRAASLPGNRIGVKSNGLEVDHGAAQILWDGVLVGGITGFADLYHERIPIGYEPAHGNDVAGSYWFMMDALSHHPDMMDIQYMNLIYSDQVSRDTGFPLLDFARAHMGRTITDTEDVWIVLRTTSKTDTTWTGYDGKVVTYGPQKTDYTYWLYRPDGIPQNQTVALIGSTMSAIPSPARQHAYGAHSVRRTNQATNDIYMSFDIDNRWRYSGARPRSAGGVASYDLTLTFLNMGSDTLSLQYTDINGVVVNRTITKGSVLGPVNQWVDYTWHLEDAYFNNALPGNTDFRISCNADGDEYIHRIILRASGIPGPTPVPTKTYPPTRTPTRTTTPPTSTPTRTKTITPGGPTPTRTAGPTATPTRTLSPTPLPPGYVSITFRQGLTGYTGASDTHLVREGPTLNYCPVELLQVEQTGSYKALFRFDVSSIPAGSLIADARLRLYAVGWSGSNITFGAHYITRTVEVCQATWNEARLGEPWGAPGASDYNTDIRQQPEATVTTNDIRRWYEIDLTQVVRGWVSGSLPNNGVLLQATGGSTWSSFYFASSEYSNADLRPQLVVTYLPRTPTPSLTPIFSPTPTRTSTVTRTPTRTRTPTVTPTPSLTLTPTITPTGTQIPPTLTRTPTITPTPTGPTRTATATTTRTASPTATPTRTISPTATPTVAGTPVDRIDRLTSRVNVLEALLRQILDILTRASSLRGLLRALQE from the coding sequence TTGCGTAACCCCTCCGGCTTGTCCAGAACAAGAACCGGCAGCCTCGCCCAGCTGATTTTCGCCCTGATATTTCTCATCGTGGTGGCTTTAGCCTTCCCCCAGTTGCTGCCCTCTGGGGTGGGCGCAACGGCAGATGTTACTCCCGAGGCCCAGATCGTCCCTCCTGGCTACGGGCCCCTGATGCCCCGTATTTTCGTCATGACCGACTGGTGGAACGGCGATTGGGGCAACCCTGACTACCTGTACGAATATGACGACTGGTTCGGGCACAATGTGGTGGTAGGGCACCCGGAGTGGGGGCCGGTGGGCGGCTGGTGGGTCTTTCGCTGGAATGAACTCAATCCCCAGAAGGGGGTGTACGACTGGAGCCTCATTGACGATTACATCCGCACAGCCCAAAAGTACCAGACTGCCCCGTTTCCCAATGGCAGTACCATGCCCAAGCCGGTGGGCATCTCGGTGATGGTCTATGAATTCGGTGACATGGGCACTTACTGGGGCGATTTATATATCCCCAAGTGGGTGATAGACGAGGCGGGGGGCTGGTCTGCAGTCGCAGATTGCTTTGACCCCGATGGCCCCACCGGGTCTTGCAAGCCTTTTTGCACACCCAATTTCCGCAACCCGACCTGGCGGTACTATTTTGATCAATTCGTTATGGCAATGGGGCAGCACCTCGATAACAACCCAGAATTCTTTAACTTGGCTTTCGTCATCATTTCCACTGGCATCAGCGGCGAGGGGTATCAAAGACTCAGTTTCGGCGGGTGTTCCTACGGGTCCAATGACGGTTTTTTTGACGAGTGGAGCAGCCACCTGATAGATGTTTATCACGCTGCCTTTCCCAACACGGTGGTTTTCACGCAGCCCATCGTGCACGGCTTGCACGGGGCGGCGTCGCGTGCTGCTTCCCTCCCTGGGAACCGCATCGGGGTGAAGAGCAACGGCCTGGAGGTGGACCACGGCGCGGCACAAATCCTCTGGGACGGGGTGCTCGTGGGTGGCATTACTGGCTTCGCTGATCTGTACCACGAACGAATCCCCATCGGTTACGAGCCGGCGCACGGGAATGATGTGGCAGGCTCCTACTGGTTCATGATGGATGCCCTCTCGCATCACCCGGACATGATGGACATCCAGTACATGAATTTGATCTACTCGGATCAGGTCTCACGGGATACGGGGTTCCCCCTCCTCGATTTCGCCCGTGCCCACATGGGCCGTACGATCACCGATACCGAAGACGTGTGGATTGTCCTGCGAACCACTTCCAAGACCGATACCACTTGGACGGGGTACGATGGCAAGGTGGTCACCTACGGGCCACAGAAGACCGACTATACCTATTGGCTCTATCGTCCCGACGGCATCCCGCAGAACCAGACGGTAGCGCTCATCGGCTCGACGATGTCGGCCATCCCCTCTCCGGCCCGGCAGCACGCCTACGGAGCGCACAGTGTGCGTCGCACCAACCAGGCCACCAATGACATTTATATGTCCTTTGATATTGACAACCGCTGGCGTTACAGTGGGGCACGCCCGCGCTCGGCTGGAGGGGTAGCCAGTTACGATCTCACGCTCACTTTCTTGAATATGGGCAGCGACACTCTGTCGCTTCAATACACGGACATAAATGGAGTGGTGGTCAACCGCACTATCACCAAAGGCTCTGTGCTGGGTCCGGTCAACCAATGGGTGGACTACACCTGGCACCTGGAGGATGCTTATTTCAACAATGCTCTCCCGGGGAATACGGACTTTCGCATCTCCTGTAATGCCGACGGGGACGAATATATCCACCGCATTATCCTGCGCGCCTCGGGTATCCCTGGGCCCACGCCGGTGCCAACTAAGACCTACCCACCCACTCGCACGCCGACTCGTACTACCACGCCGCCGACCTCCACGCCAACACGGACGAAGACCATTACCCCGGGTGGCCCAACGCCCACTCGCACTGCCGGGCCCACCGCGACGCCTACCCGCACCCTGTCGCCAACACCGCTGCCCCCAGGATATGTCAGCATCACCTTCCGCCAGGGTCTCACAGGCTATACTGGGGCCAGTGACACCCATTTAGTGAGGGAAGGCCCTACCCTCAACTACTGTCCGGTGGAATTGCTGCAGGTGGAGCAGACGGGGTCATACAAAGCGCTTTTCCGTTTCGACGTCTCTTCTATCCCTGCCGGGTCCCTCATCGCCGACGCCCGGCTGCGGCTGTATGCGGTGGGATGGAGTGGCTCGAACATCACCTTCGGCGCCCATTACATTACTCGCACGGTGGAGGTATGTCAGGCTACCTGGAATGAGGCGCGCCTCGGGGAGCCCTGGGGTGCGCCGGGGGCGAGCGATTACAACACCGATATCCGGCAACAACCGGAGGCTACCGTCACGACCAATGACATCCGCCGCTGGTACGAGATAGACCTGACGCAAGTGGTTCGCGGTTGGGTGAGCGGTTCTTTGCCCAACAACGGGGTTCTCCTACAAGCGACAGGGGGGAGCACCTGGAGCAGTTTCTATTTTGCGAGTTCGGAGTATTCGAACGCTGATTTGCGGCCGCAGTTGGTGGTTACCTATCTCCCGCGGACGCCGACGCCCAGTCTTACTCCTATTTTCTCGCCGACACCGACTCGGACCAGCACGGTAACTCGCACTCCCACCCGGACGAGGACTCCCACGGTGACGCCGACGCCATCGCTCACACTTACGCCCACCATCACGCCGACCGGGACACAGATACCGCCGACGCTCACGCGCACACCGACCATCACGCCGACACCCACCGGGCCCACGCGCACGGCGACCGCAACGACAACCCGGACCGCCTCACCCACGGCTACGCCAACGCGAACTATCTCGCCGACGGCTACCCCTACTGTGGCTGGGACGCCGGTCGACCGCATTGATCGGCTCACGTCGCGGGTCAACGTCCTGGAAGCGCTGTTACGACAGATTCTCGACATCTTGACCCGGGCCAGTTCACTGCGAGGGTTGCTGAGGGCTCTACAAGAGTAG
- a CDS encoding DNRLRE domain-containing protein, which translates to MRVHDLNHKIFWIMLLFLGICLLLWPSSDRGAQASPPQAPMPQPTSISFQYGLYPNPGYTGVGDTYIRSNRWTNAHNEAVLWVGEDVIKSRSLIRFELSPYIPTNAVVTSATLHMVAHLCEPTPCAPLTVDAFRVLRPWVVTEVTWSWPAVNQTWEVNGCDGPTDREMTTSGWGTVCCSGGNYLDIPITALVQEWVTHPATNYGLILIRRAPATVSYSLRSSETGADGPRLDVTYYVPTPTVTPTHTRTATPTPTATSTPSTGDVRGMVWNDVNANGILDNGEVGLAGAKLTLTDVSGVQVPGYPPVWTGPDGQYAFMGLSQGVYRLTRENPPGYTSTTVDTVVFPLAAGSTVVINFGAYTVPTITPTATQTGTPTRTLTPSPTSTTGPSPTATRTSTPTATVPTTPTPTATTPPGKPVRIAIDPAATTRSVGEEFDLAIRVDAGTTGIVAADVYLDFDPAYLEVVGITDGTPLSVLVKMYDNAAGTINIGAGTLGSPASGTFVIATVRMRAKAATGISPTVVAFSFVPPRQTVVKDEGDVDRLGGYTNGEVTILGPTPTWEASPTMTNTPVATGTPTHTPTYTPGPSPTPTATPRGTFNDPVPVYCGGVYRDTNAGRPGVISQYNCKEGYEFGPEVVYTITIGDWAPTVTIGAVLTGFTEALDVFILGSADPQDCLAWGTEAVANVTPGVYYIIVDGLLPESIGNYTLSIYCYPMPGYTPTPTSTPSPSPTHTSGPSPTATQTHTPGPSPTATATRTPGPSYIYLPVIKKAPIEIRIDCGSTAPYVDVLGARWSADYAYVDGEHWVARIPIPGTDDDPLYQTQRFWESAQPFDAYRIPNLPPGTYRVELRFAELYYKAIGYRVFDVYVEGNLVGDNVDPTAWGISATGEFYGAFSIGWEGYIGDGTLTIRFDPRAGAPILNAIYVVKLD; encoded by the coding sequence ATGCGCGTACATGACCTCAATCATAAGATCTTCTGGATCATGTTGCTGTTCCTCGGTATTTGCCTGTTGCTTTGGCCCTCCTCTGATCGAGGAGCCCAGGCTTCCCCACCCCAGGCTCCTATGCCGCAACCTACCTCTATTAGTTTCCAGTACGGGCTTTATCCCAATCCAGGTTACACGGGTGTGGGTGATACCTATATACGTTCTAATCGTTGGACCAATGCTCATAATGAAGCGGTGCTCTGGGTGGGCGAGGATGTGATCAAATCCCGCTCCTTAATCCGATTCGAGTTGTCTCCTTATATTCCGACGAACGCAGTGGTCACATCGGCTACCTTGCATATGGTCGCGCACCTTTGTGAGCCAACGCCTTGTGCGCCACTGACCGTGGACGCTTTCCGCGTGCTGCGCCCGTGGGTGGTCACTGAAGTCACGTGGTCCTGGCCTGCCGTCAACCAGACTTGGGAGGTTAACGGCTGCGATGGTCCTACTGACCGCGAGATGACCACTAGCGGATGGGGTACGGTGTGTTGTAGTGGCGGAAACTATTTGGATATCCCGATCACTGCGCTTGTGCAGGAGTGGGTAACGCATCCAGCCACCAATTATGGTTTGATCCTCATTCGACGGGCCCCTGCGACGGTGAGTTATAGCCTGCGCAGCAGCGAGACCGGCGCGGATGGTCCGCGCTTAGACGTTACGTATTATGTCCCTACTCCCACGGTCACGCCCACACACACGCGCACTGCTACACCGACCCCCACCGCGACCAGCACGCCAAGCACTGGCGATGTGCGCGGGATGGTATGGAATGATGTGAACGCAAATGGCATTTTGGACAACGGGGAGGTTGGGCTGGCGGGAGCCAAGCTGACCTTGACCGATGTCAGTGGGGTTCAAGTACCTGGCTATCCACCTGTGTGGACAGGCCCGGACGGCCAGTACGCTTTTATGGGCCTTTCGCAGGGCGTCTATAGACTGACCAGAGAGAACCCGCCCGGCTATACCTCTACTACTGTGGATACTGTCGTATTCCCGCTGGCGGCTGGTTCAACGGTGGTCATCAACTTTGGCGCTTACACCGTGCCCACCATTACACCAACAGCGACCCAGACGGGCACGCCTACGCGCACACTGACCCCGTCACCAACGAGCACCACCGGTCCATCGCCCACTGCTACCCGTACATCTACCCCTACGGCAACGGTGCCCACCACCCCGACGCCTACCGCCACGACCCCGCCCGGGAAACCGGTGCGCATTGCGATAGATCCGGCCGCCACCACGCGCAGCGTGGGCGAAGAATTTGATTTGGCGATACGGGTGGATGCGGGCACGACGGGCATTGTGGCTGCAGACGTCTACCTGGACTTCGACCCTGCCTATTTGGAAGTGGTGGGGATCACCGATGGCACGCCGCTCAGCGTACTCGTTAAGATGTACGATAACGCTGCCGGAACCATCAACATCGGCGCGGGAACACTCGGAAGCCCGGCCTCGGGGACATTTGTAATTGCTACGGTGCGAATGCGAGCCAAAGCGGCGACGGGAATATCCCCCACGGTGGTTGCTTTCTCGTTTGTGCCACCACGACAAACGGTCGTCAAAGATGAAGGCGATGTAGATCGCCTCGGCGGCTATACCAATGGCGAGGTGACTATCCTGGGCCCCACGCCTACATGGGAAGCCTCGCCGACGATGACAAACACGCCTGTTGCAACTGGCACTCCAACTCATACACCCACCTACACGCCGGGTCCCTCACCGACACCCACCGCTACCCCACGCGGCACGTTCAACGACCCGGTGCCTGTGTACTGCGGTGGCGTCTATCGCGATACCAATGCCGGCCGACCGGGTGTCATAAGTCAATATAATTGCAAAGAGGGGTACGAGTTTGGTCCCGAGGTGGTGTATACGATTACCATTGGCGACTGGGCACCGACGGTCACCATAGGAGCCGTGCTCACGGGGTTCACCGAGGCTCTGGATGTTTTCATTCTCGGCAGCGCGGACCCACAGGATTGCCTGGCCTGGGGGACTGAAGCAGTGGCCAACGTTACACCGGGCGTATACTACATTATTGTGGACGGACTCCTGCCGGAGTCTATAGGTAACTACACTCTATCTATTTACTGCTACCCGATGCCAGGATACACGCCGACCCCTACATCTACTCCAAGTCCCTCGCCCACTCACACCAGCGGCCCATCACCCACTGCCACACAGACCCATACCCCTGGTCCCTCTCCCACCGCTACCGCCACGCGGACACCCGGACCCAGTTACATCTACTTGCCGGTGATCAAAAAGGCGCCAATTGAGATCCGCATCGATTGTGGCAGCACCGCGCCTTATGTGGACGTCCTGGGTGCTCGCTGGAGCGCAGATTACGCCTACGTTGACGGTGAACATTGGGTCGCTAGGATTCCCATTCCTGGCACGGATGATGACCCACTCTATCAGACTCAGAGGTTTTGGGAGTCCGCACAGCCCTTTGACGCCTACCGCATCCCGAACTTGCCTCCGGGCACGTATCGGGTGGAACTCCGGTTTGCAGAACTGTACTACAAGGCGATCGGATATCGGGTATTTGACGTCTATGTCGAGGGGAATTTGGTTGGAGACAATGTAGACCCCACTGCCTGGGGCATCTCTGCCACAGGTGAATTTTACGGTGCCTTCTCGATTGGCTGGGAGGGGTACATCGGCGATGGCACACTGACTATCCGGTTTGACCCTCGGGCAGGTGCGCCTATCCTAAACGCTATCTATGTGGTCAAACTTGACTGA